One Ricinus communis isolate WT05 ecotype wild-type chromosome 7, ASM1957865v1, whole genome shotgun sequence genomic region harbors:
- the LOC8265621 gene encoding 60S ribosomal protein L30, protein MAAGKKTKKTHESINNRLALVMKSGKYTLGYKTVLRSLRTSKGKLIIISNNCPPLRKSEIEYYAMLSKVGVHHYNGNNVDLGTACGKYFRVSCLSIVDPGDSDIIKSLPGDH, encoded by the exons ATGGCTGCCGGCAAGAAAACT AAGAAGACTCACGAGAGCATCAATAACAGACTGGCTTTGGTTATGAAGAGTGGAAAGTATACTCTCGGTTATAAAACCGTGCTTCGCTCTCTTAGGACCTCAAAAG GGAAATTGATTATAATCTCGAACAATTGCCCACCATTGAGAAAATCTGAGATCGAGTATTATGCTATGCTTTCTAAAGTTGGAGTTCATCATTATAATGGAa ACAATGTTGATTTAGGAACCGCTTGTGGCAAGTATTTCCGTGTTTCATGCCTGAGCATTGTTGATCCAG GTGATTCTGATATCATCAAGTCCCTCCCTGGTGATCACTGA
- the LOC8276884 gene encoding regulation of nuclear pre-mRNA domain-containing protein 1B, whose product MNSVFSEQILADKLSKLNSTQQCIETLSHWCIFHRSKAEQVVETWDKQFHGSQIAQKVPLLYLANDILQNSKRKGNEFVSEFWKVLPAALKDLSEKGDDRGKSVVTRLVNIWEERRVFGSSARSLKDVMLGKDAPPPLEFSKKRSRSVKIMKRDSRSIKTKLTIGGAAEKIVSAFHLVGNEHQTEEAEMNNCKSAVNRIRKMEKEVDIACSNGKDPKRNMLAKEIEEEENLLKQSIEKLKSVEASRVALVSQLKEALHEQEAELENIRTQMQVGQAQADEASNMRKRLNDEDYVPRASTSTTQAVDTNATGKTTKRSAAAIAAEVADKLAASSSSQLIMHSVLSTFAAEEAKSAGLTKNSKPEKSLPISDPNVFMPAQSLTAPSNHSYQSVMLAPPTMQNQAPSSQAQYHMLPNPPSQQYMQPSGGIITPYGYGSISPLPPGPLPPPPYVVSPMVPLNQQPSQITQQQPMPLAQQQAPIPQQQPMPLTQQAPGPPSFRPLQPPGMVYYGHPPHS is encoded by the exons ATGAATAGTGTATTCAGCGAACAAATTCTTGCGGATAAGCTCTCTAAGCTCAATAGCACCCAGCAGTGCATTGAAA CTTTGTCACATTGGTGCATATTTCACCGAAGCAAAGCAGAACAAGTTGTTGAAACATGGGATAAACAGTTCCATGGTTCACAGATAGCACAGAAAGTTCCTTTATTGTATCTTGCAAATGATATCCTTCAGAACAGTAAACGTAAGGGAAATGAATTTGTATCAGAGTTCTGGAAAGTTCTTCCTGCTGCACTCAAAGACCTTTCTGAGAAAGGTGATGATCGGGGCAAGAGTGTGGTTACTCGATTG GTAAATATATGGGAAGAAAGAAGAGTTTTTGGATCTTCCGCTCGAAGCCTCAAAGATGTAATGCTTGGCAAAGATGCGCCTCCACCATTGGAGTTCAGCAAAAAACGTTCGCGGTCTGTCAAAATCATGAAGCGGGATTCTCGATCCATTAAAACA AAATTGACTATTGGAGGTGCTGCGGAAAAAATTGTATCGGCATTTCACTTGGTTGGCAATGAACATCAAACTGAAGAGGCAGAGATGAATAACTGTAAGTCTGCAGTCAATCGTATAAGGAAGATGGAGAAGGAAGTTGACATTGCATGTAGTAATG GAAAAGATCCCAAAAGAAATATGCTGGCTAAAGAaatagaggaagaagaaaatctTCTGAAACAAAGTattgagaaattaaaatcagTTGAAGCTAGTAGAGTAGCTCTCGTGTCTCAGTTAAAAGAAGCTCTTCATGAACAG GAAGCTGAGCTGGAGAACATTCGAACTCAGATGCAG GTGGGACAGGCACAGGCAGATGAAGCCAGCAACATGCGTAAGCGGCTCAATGATGAAGATTATGTACCCAGGGCATCTACTTCCACAACACAAGCGGTTGATACAAATGCAACAGGAAAAACAACTAAGAGATCAGCTGCAGCCATTGCTGCTGAAGTAGCAGATAAGCTTGCAGCTTCCAGCTCCTCTCAACTGATTATGCATTCTGTTCTTTCCACATTTGCAGCTGAAGAAGCGAAGAGTGCTGGTTTAACGAAGAACTCAAAGCCTGAGAAGTCCTTGCCCATTTCAGATCCCAATGTTTTTATGCCAGCACAGTCACTGACTGCTCCATCTAACCATTCATATCAGTCAGTTATGTTAGCCCCACCAACCATGCAGAATCAGGCCCCCAGTTCTCAAGCTCAATATCACATGCTTCCAAACCCACCCTCCCAACAATATATGCAACCATCAGGGGGTATTATTACACCATATGGTTATGGTAGTATTTCTCCCTTGCCTCCAGGGCCGCTGCCACCCCCACCCTATGTGGTGAGTCCAATGGTGCCTTTGAATCAACAACCATCTCAAATAACTCAGCAGCAACCAATGCCACTGGCACAACAGCAAGCCCCAATACCCCAGCAACAACCAATGCCCTTAACTCAACAAGCCCCAGGACCTCCTAGTTTTCGACCCCTGCAGCCACCTGGGATGGTGTATTACGGGCACCCTCCCCATTCTTGA